One Ostrea edulis chromosome 2, xbOstEdul1.1, whole genome shotgun sequence genomic region harbors:
- the LOC125678128 gene encoding uncharacterized protein LOC125678128 isoform X1, whose product MGTDGLVYKREASEQDDTVEDLVNITKGLTLTKKKTDDKPTEDIIHLLDSLKLSTACKKRGTKTKNQKNNAELQKRGPGLITPIENGYWPPSTSTKREPDYLFGRNINQQSYWPVISKEYNYAPGLDSGCQIWNEAAQNCSLMVHQNKTAQKMKELSNKYHTNSSICQRDVKDLDVTDGLNSNASDLECDGYAPTMALDECKLNGIPLGCPTLDLIDNVIRNQDQSSPYIASPSPSYRRTSPFYASSPSSGYSGSPSPPYSNEPSPSYAPSPAYPALSPPAVSQTSRSPVHPESVNLPFRDLEDISREDLVGTTKKMENFLPKTTKRPSSTDDESKPSPPKRTNVDAMYDKDLDEDNILHSLIIAGAQIDLIEYVLQLLQEDGEDVLKKIINDQNHMQRTPLFLAVLEGRVNVVEMLLKHGADPNIQGKVIVKMDQYELRAPLHIAAEMGDEYLEVVNALVLCEETDLDIRSLSDRVTPLNLALQTHRCRKSPAYPNSCKKCIQLLVDSGVDTDEMDEKSSKTPLMLVIDTMDLDLIKFFLCADTSTQHADVMSKLQAVTRGGDTPLHIAAGVKMKSSREKQKLLRILIRHGADANAKNNVNEVPKDIATNEVVVIYILLNNIYKPNFLSFNAD is encoded by the exons ATGGGTACAGACGGTTTAGTATACAAAAGAGAGGCATCCGAACAAGATGATACGGTAGAAGACCTTGTGAATATTACCAAGG GACTAACATTGACAAAGAAGAAAACAGATGACAAGCCTACAGAGGACATCATCCACCTCTTGGACAGTCTCAAACTCAGCACTGCTTGCAAAAAAAGAGGGACAAAAACTAAAAACCAAAAGAACAATGCC gaattgCAGAAGAGGGGCCCTGGACTGATCACCCCCATAGAAAATGGTTACTGGCCCCCTTCTACTTCCACCAAAAGAGAACCAGACTATTTGTTTGGCAGAAATATCAATCAACAATCCTACTGGCCAGTGATATCAAAGGAATATAACTATGCCCCGGGTTTGGACTCAGGCTGTCAGATTTGGAATGAAGCAGCCCAGAATTGTAGTCTCATGGTTCATCAAAATAAAACGGCCCAAAAGATGAAGGAGTTGTCAAATAAATATCACACTAATTCAAGCATATGTCAGAGAGATGTCAAAGATTTGGATGTTACAGATGGACTTAACAGTAATG CCAGTGATTTGGAGTGTGATGGTTATGCCCCAACAATGGCATTGGATGAATGCAAACTAAATGGTATTCCACTTGGATGTCCAACATTGGACTTAATTGACAATGTCATTCGCAACCAAGACCAGTCTTCTCCTTATATTGCAAGCCCCTCCCCTTCTTACAGACGAACCTCTCCATTCTATGCAAGCAGCCCTTCTTCAGGATATTCAGGGTCCCCGTCCCCACCCTATTCAAATGAGCCCTCTCCATCTTATGCCCCTTCCCCAGCATACCCTGCTTTATCTCCCCCTGCCGTGTCTCAGACCAGCAGATCTCCAGTACACCCAGAGTCAGTGAATTTGCCCTTCAGAGACTTGGAGGATATCAGCAGAGAAGATCTAGTGGGCACAACAAAGAAAATGGAGAATTTTTTACCCAAGACCACAAAACGTCCGAGTAGTACAGATGATGAGTCTAAACCCTCTCCTCCAAAACGTACAAATGTTGATGCCATGTATGATAAAGACCTAGATGAAGACAA CATTCTTCACTCCCTGATTATTGCTGGGGCTCAGATAGATTTGATTGAATATGTTCTTCAATTGCTTCAAGAGGATGGAGAAGACGTCCTGAAAAAGATCATCAATGACCAGAACCACATGCAAAGG ACTCCTTTGTTCCTGGCTGTGCTTGAGGGAAGGGTAAATGTAGTGGAAATGTTGTTGAAGCATGGAGCAGATCCCAACATTCAAGGAAAAGTCATCGTGAAAATGGATCAATACGAGCTGCGAGCTCCTTTACACATCGCAGCAGAAATGGGAGACGAGTACTTAGAAGTTGTAAATGCACTAGTGCTTTGTGAGGAAACTGACTTGGATATCCGTAGTCTCAGTGACA GGGTTACACCACTTAATTTAGCCCTACAAACCCACAGATGTAGGAAAAGTCCAGCCTATCCGAATAGTTGTAAGAAATGCATACAGTTATTGGTGGATTCGGGGGTTGACACAGATGAAATG gaTGAAAAGAGCAGCAAAACACCTCTGATGTTAGTGATTGACACTATGGATTTAGATCTAATCAAGTTTTTTCTTTGTGCGGACACTTCAACTCAGCATGCAGATGTCATGTCCAAACTACAGGCTGTTACAAGAGGTGGGGACACTCCCTTGCACATTGCAGCAGGTGTAAAAATGAAGAGCAGCAGAGAAAAGCAAAAGTTACTTCGAATCTTGATCCGACATGGTGCCGACGCCAATGCAAAGAATAATGTCAATGAGGTTCCGAAAGACATTGCAACCAATGAAGTGGTAGTTATCTATATATTactaaataatatttataaacccaattttttgtcttttaacGCTGATTAA
- the LOC125678128 gene encoding poly [ADP-ribose] polymerase tankyrase-1-like isoform X2, translated as MGTDGLVYKREASEQDDTVEDLVNITKGLTLTKKKTDDKPTEDIIHLLDSLKLSTACKKRGTKTKNQKNNAELQKRGPGLITPIENGYWPPSTSTKREPDYLFGRNINQQSYWPVISKEYNYAPGLDSGCQIWNEAAQNCSLMVHQNKTAQKMKELSNKYHTNSSICQRDVKDLDVTDGLNSNASDLECDGYAPTMALDECKLNGIPLGCPTLDLIDNVIRNQDQSSPYIASPSPSYRRTSPFYASSPSSGYSGSPSPPYSNEPSPSYAPSPAYPALSPPAVSQTSRSPVHPESVNLPFRDLEDISREDLVGTTKKMENFLPKTTKRPSSTDDESKPSPPKRTNVDAMYDKDLDEDNILHSLIIAGAQIDLIEYVLQLLQEDGEDVLKKIINDQNHMQRTPLFLAVLEGRVNVVEMLLKHGADPNIQGKVIVKMDQYELRAPLHIAAEMGDEYLEVVNALVLCEETDLDIRSLSDRVTPLNLALQTHRCRKSPAYPNSCKKCIQLLVDSGVDTDEMDEKSSKTPLMLVIDTMDLDLIKFFLCADTSTQHADVMSKLQAVTRGGDTPLHIAAGVKMKSSREKQKLLRILIRHGADANAKNNVNEVPKDIATNEVWKDIFKETFK; from the exons ATGGGTACAGACGGTTTAGTATACAAAAGAGAGGCATCCGAACAAGATGATACGGTAGAAGACCTTGTGAATATTACCAAGG GACTAACATTGACAAAGAAGAAAACAGATGACAAGCCTACAGAGGACATCATCCACCTCTTGGACAGTCTCAAACTCAGCACTGCTTGCAAAAAAAGAGGGACAAAAACTAAAAACCAAAAGAACAATGCC gaattgCAGAAGAGGGGCCCTGGACTGATCACCCCCATAGAAAATGGTTACTGGCCCCCTTCTACTTCCACCAAAAGAGAACCAGACTATTTGTTTGGCAGAAATATCAATCAACAATCCTACTGGCCAGTGATATCAAAGGAATATAACTATGCCCCGGGTTTGGACTCAGGCTGTCAGATTTGGAATGAAGCAGCCCAGAATTGTAGTCTCATGGTTCATCAAAATAAAACGGCCCAAAAGATGAAGGAGTTGTCAAATAAATATCACACTAATTCAAGCATATGTCAGAGAGATGTCAAAGATTTGGATGTTACAGATGGACTTAACAGTAATG CCAGTGATTTGGAGTGTGATGGTTATGCCCCAACAATGGCATTGGATGAATGCAAACTAAATGGTATTCCACTTGGATGTCCAACATTGGACTTAATTGACAATGTCATTCGCAACCAAGACCAGTCTTCTCCTTATATTGCAAGCCCCTCCCCTTCTTACAGACGAACCTCTCCATTCTATGCAAGCAGCCCTTCTTCAGGATATTCAGGGTCCCCGTCCCCACCCTATTCAAATGAGCCCTCTCCATCTTATGCCCCTTCCCCAGCATACCCTGCTTTATCTCCCCCTGCCGTGTCTCAGACCAGCAGATCTCCAGTACACCCAGAGTCAGTGAATTTGCCCTTCAGAGACTTGGAGGATATCAGCAGAGAAGATCTAGTGGGCACAACAAAGAAAATGGAGAATTTTTTACCCAAGACCACAAAACGTCCGAGTAGTACAGATGATGAGTCTAAACCCTCTCCTCCAAAACGTACAAATGTTGATGCCATGTATGATAAAGACCTAGATGAAGACAA CATTCTTCACTCCCTGATTATTGCTGGGGCTCAGATAGATTTGATTGAATATGTTCTTCAATTGCTTCAAGAGGATGGAGAAGACGTCCTGAAAAAGATCATCAATGACCAGAACCACATGCAAAGG ACTCCTTTGTTCCTGGCTGTGCTTGAGGGAAGGGTAAATGTAGTGGAAATGTTGTTGAAGCATGGAGCAGATCCCAACATTCAAGGAAAAGTCATCGTGAAAATGGATCAATACGAGCTGCGAGCTCCTTTACACATCGCAGCAGAAATGGGAGACGAGTACTTAGAAGTTGTAAATGCACTAGTGCTTTGTGAGGAAACTGACTTGGATATCCGTAGTCTCAGTGACA GGGTTACACCACTTAATTTAGCCCTACAAACCCACAGATGTAGGAAAAGTCCAGCCTATCCGAATAGTTGTAAGAAATGCATACAGTTATTGGTGGATTCGGGGGTTGACACAGATGAAATG gaTGAAAAGAGCAGCAAAACACCTCTGATGTTAGTGATTGACACTATGGATTTAGATCTAATCAAGTTTTTTCTTTGTGCGGACACTTCAACTCAGCATGCAGATGTCATGTCCAAACTACAGGCTGTTACAAGAGGTGGGGACACTCCCTTGCACATTGCAGCAGGTGTAAAAATGAAGAGCAGCAGAGAAAAGCAAAAGTTACTTCGAATCTTGATCCGACATGGTGCCGACGCCAATGCAAAGAATAATGTCAATGAGGTTCCGAAAGACATTGCAACCAATGAAGTG tggAAGGACATTTTTAAGGAGACCTTTAAGTAA